From Luteibacter yeojuensis:
GTCGGCGCAGGATCGCCCCCCGCCGCCTCCGGGCCAGCAGCAGGCCCCCATGCCGTCGCCCCGTCCCTGGAAGGCGCTGACCGACGACGAGAAGGACATCCTGGCCCCGCTGGCCCACGACTGGGACACCTTCCCGCCCGAGCGCCAATCGAAGATGCTGGACAAGGCGCAGCGCTGGCGCGGCCTGCCACCCGAACGCCGCGCGCAGATCCGCGAGCGCATCGAGCGCTGGCAGCACATGACGCCCGAAGAGCGCGCCGAGGCGCGCCGGAACCGGAAGAAGTTCCAGGACCTCACGCCCGAGCAGCGCGACAGGCTGCACGATGCGTTCGAACGCTTCCGCAGCCTGCCGCCCGCGCAGCGCCAGGCACTGATGGACAAGTGGGAACGCCAGTCGCCCGAGCAGCAGCGCGAAGCAGTCGACCACCTCGGCCCGAACGACGCGCTGCCGCCTCCGCCGGACGACCACCAACCGCCGCCGGGTCATCCGTAAGCGCCACCGGCAGCACCTGTGGGAGCCGCTTTCAGCGGCGATGGGTGCTTGCAGCAAGCTTGCCCGCTGCCGCGGGATCGCCGGCTTAGCCGGCTCCCACAGGGAGCGCTTCCAAAGTCCGG
This genomic window contains:
- a CDS encoding DUF3106 domain-containing protein, with amino-acid sequence MRRAPLVLALLLALTAPFATSAQDRPPPPPGQQQAPMPSPRPWKALTDDEKDILAPLAHDWDTFPPERQSKMLDKAQRWRGLPPERRAQIRERIERWQHMTPEERAEARRNRKKFQDLTPEQRDRLHDAFERFRSLPPAQRQALMDKWERQSPEQQREAVDHLGPNDALPPPPDDHQPPPGHP